The Elaeis guineensis isolate ETL-2024a chromosome 3, EG11, whole genome shotgun sequence region CAGCCGAAcaagggaaggaggaggaggagggccgGTCGGGTGGCGAACGGCGTATGGCTTGGACCGCGCGGGCGCGGCGTCGACGGacgcggcagcagaggggagcggcgGACGGAGGTGAGGCATGGACGGCGGGtgcgcgtggacggcgggtgcggtgcCGACGGTGGAGATGGGCCGGGGTCGGCGGAGGAACGGGTGGAAATTAAAggggcggcggtagatagattagggcacgggaggaggggggtattaaacgaacctaccGACGTTTTTTAGCATCGTTAACAAGCATcggtattttatttatttaacgacgtttttgctaaaagcgtcggcgttgacacGTTCAAAatttacgacgcttttaagcgtcgttaataaacgatgctttttaaaagcgtcggcaggtcagcgcaacctgccgacgctttccaaaagcgtcggcaaaaaaaagtcgataattttattttttttttatagtttggatctcacaaatttttttttttttttctttttgatggaaACCATTGAACAACATTGACATACTAtaaatgaaatattttttcaccataaataaaagaaatattttaagCCATTTTGGACCGAAAAGGTATATTACACCTTTTTGATATTTGTCAGTTTAGAACTGGACAAGGTACCATCAAAGACGTGTCGATCAAGTTCTTGGTTTCCAAGGCCACATTGCACGTCTTTTTGATAAGATGCCCCCGGAGGCTAGACCCACGTCGATCCTATGCCGGTTCtccttctttttgttttgttttgttttttttttgtttttttttatttttaaatgatatcTGCTGATAGAAATGAAACATGTACAGATTTCCAATCAATGTCCAAGAGTATCACATGCGGATGCATGAACCATTTTATGATCAGTAATAACTGTAACTCTGATTAGCTGGAACTGATGGATGCTGTCAAATTTTATTAAGGCAGGCAAATTTTGTATCATTTAATTTAGAgggattctatatatatatatatatatatatatatatatatatatatgaaaaattgatttttattattttatccaGTCCAATCCATCCAACACATCTTATTTAACTCTATCCACTTGGTCCCACCCCACCCTGAGGTAAGCACGAGGCAAGTATGACTAATAGCTTATTCAACCCACATTTGATCTTTTGCTATCTCTAATCTCATTCGAGATCATTTGAATTCCATCTTTTATAGAATATAGAATCAATCCTCTTGTTGTGATGGCAAATTCATACAACCCCGGAGTACATACAGCAGTGGAATCCGCGTAAAGAAGGTCACAAAGCTGTGCAGAGATTAGAGAGCAAGAATCCTTTATCTGTATCCTTGGTATGAAATTGCAAAAATTGCCAATGTCATGAGCAAGGACGACATCCATATGCAATCACAGCAGGTTTAAATTAGCTGGTGGTCTTGATGGATCCTATCCAGTCCCCCCTTTTGTCTTCGATAAGGCAGCGCCTTCTTTTAAAGTATGGAGCATTTTAAAGGAAAAGTGCTGGCAAAAGACCAATCAACTTCAATTCTGTCCAACAAACCAACAATCTGCTGTTCTTTTGGATGGCGAATTGTAGTTGTCGAGCGTTCGTCCAGCATATTTATGcgaaaaaagaaaagacaaaaaaaaaaaaaagaagaagaaagaaaaagagtaaAAACTCGAAACCACCTTTCACTAAAGCAGAAGTTGCAGGCAAGGAACCAGTGGACTGGAGAGTTAAGAGGGGCTAAAGCCTGCAGCCGAGTACCAGAAATGTCTTGGGCTTTGGGATCTTGAATGCAGCAATACGAGCATGGCAAACACAGGGTGCACAAAACGAGTGACATGCGGGGAGCGGGTGCATGTAGATAAAAATACCTGTAGCCGTCCAAGTATCTTATCATAGACTTCCATACAAAAGGCTTAAAAGTATGCAGCATACGATATAAAATGTTGCCCACAAAACATGTTATTACCAGTGAATCAGCGAATGCAACGTGGGGGAGAAATTGGCTGCAGGAGAAGGAAGCAACTCTTATGGTCTAGATTCCAACATGTACCGTTCAGTGTTTAGAATTATACAAATTATTGAGTCTGAGCAATTCTTATAGAGTATATGAACAGAGCTTTGAAACATTCATACAAATAAAGAATTATACAAGGTGGTGGTAGAGCAGATGGACATTCTGGGCACACCAGCAGACTTTGTAAGTATAGCAGAGGCTATCAGGCTATGAAACAAAATGAATAAACAAATGTATTTATGAATAAACAATGTAGTAGAGTTTGTATTGCAGTTTTACATAACGGGCTATGAAAATATTTGTTGAATAACAGTCTCCGCATTCCCATTGTACTGCATGAGAAGATGAATGGCATCAGCCCTTGGCAAAGCCAGGAATTCCTGCAACAGATTAGGTATAAGGTCGTGAGCCAAGAAACAGTATAGGCATCAACAGGAACAACATAAAAAGAACACAAAAAGGTGAAGATTAACGGCATTATCGAGCAACAATACATCTTATCCAAGAATAATCATTGCCCCATTATCTGGGACTATGTCTCCTGGACCCAAGGAGACAAGAAATAGATCCACATGAAATTACCAGGGTTTTATATAAATTATAGAGTTCTACTTAAACTAGTATGCAGTACAGTAGAAACCAAATAAGAGAAGCCAGTTAATCTTGCTTTTACATGAAttcaagcatacatatacatgtggATGCATGCCTATCTAATAGAAATCTGATCCACAAAGAAAGATCAACAAGATGTTTTACTTTCTAACAGACAAACTACAATGCTTGATGAATAAACATTGTCCTTGATTTCAAAGTATATGGGCAAGCAACTTGAAGACCTTAAAGAACATTAGAAGGCTTGCCTTGCTACCATAAATCCAGTGGTAGGCACTGATGAGCGTATATGAGCATAAAATGATTGGAACAAGGATCTGAACATGAAGGTAAAGATGAGGTAAAACAAGGATAGAGTGAATCTTGAACAGCTATATCAAATCTTTAAACATGGTAGTTATAaaggaaaatgaaaaagaaaaacgtCTACACAGTTTGAAAATGCAGCATAATCCACAGTTGGCGCTGGGAGGCAATCCTGGTTTGAAGGGTTAGAAAAGAGAAAGGTAAGGCAGTTATAACCAAAAGATGCAAAATCAATATAAGAATTAGACAGACAGGAAGAACTGGCATCCTACAGAATCTAGAATTGGTTTTTCCCAGGAGTCAACAGAGGACTAGAGAACTGCCAAGAACAAAATACAACAGTCACCATGCCATAACCAAAACGTGACCATGCTTGAATCAACAAGAGGTATCATGTCTTACAGATACATACAGGTCAATGCTGCAGTAAAACTCACCATGACTTTAAGTattgcattttcatcataaacagtTTCACTAGATGAGACTTGAGGACTGCTACCATCTTCTGGTATCTTGCTGCTTGAACATATGGTGACTTGAGAAGACCCATTATTACAGTCATCTCCAAAAGCCCTGGACGTTGTATCACTATGCATGGAAGCATCAACTTCCTTCAACTGATCTATTTTGAGGAGTTGTTCGAAGCGATCTTTGCACATCTGAAGCTTAAACCATTCAGTATGAGTATGAAGTGTTGTTCTCATTATCTTCATCAGCTGTGGTTCTTCAATGCCAAGCCTCCTACCCATCGCAACCTATATAAGAATAAAGAGTGCATTAAGTTGCAGCATTCTTTCAAATAAAAGAAAGAGGTAGAGTAATATTTTTCCAGAATGAATCTACTTGACCTAACAGGGTACATGGCAGCTGCTGATTCATTcttctttaatatatatatatatatatatgattttgacATTTCATGCAGAGAATGAATGGAGGAGATTAACCAATACAATGTTGGTTAATCTCCCCCAAGGAGAAGATAATCCTCAAAGTGAAACATGTCTACTAACCTTCAAAAAAGAAAGCAGTGTCCAATGTGTTCGCTTATGACATATTACTAGGAACAGTTGAATATGGATATTAAAGATGACTTATTTTTACAGAAGCATTATAACTTCACTAACTAATTTTTCTGAATTCAGAAAACTTATTTAGCTTTTGATCCACTGGAAGTGGGACAAGTCAAATCTTGATATTTTGAAAGGTAAAATAAGTTCAAACCTAAAGCAACAAAGAATGACTCTGAAAACAAAAACCAGTATCGACTCAACTTCCTCAAGCACTTGAACTATTGATCCAAATCAAAGAAGACAATCCCATGAATTCCTATCACAGCATGTTTAAAATGCTAAGCACCAATGCTACACTTGATTAAATGACACCTTACAAACTGCGTATATGGAAACCTAGAGCATACAATGTATGCAAATTAAGTACTTTTAAGTTATACCTTGGCCAAACTAATTATATAATCACTTGGCTATTTGGGTCTTAGAATCAAAATCCAAGGAAGAAATCAGTGTGACTAGACCAAGCTCAACCTTCCAGTAACACAAATTTAGAAGAGCGTCTCTCTAGGTTACAATAAGCCAGTCAAGCCACAAGAACAATCAATGTGGTCAATCAACATGTCGCATTGGCATTATCACCCCAAAACCAGAATTTATTGTCTgccaataaaaaagaaaaaggaggtatCCAGGAAGTAGATGGGCCATTGGGCATATAGTTTTAAAGAGTAAAACTAGAACAAGTGCCTAACATGTATACTAACTACATTCAACAAATGTTGATATTCGAGACATCTCAGATATGAACGCAGTGAGCAACTTGAAGTATCCATATGTTATAAGCTCCCAAGAAGCCTCCTTTTCCCTAACCAAAAATTCCAAAAGCACAAACTGTTGCAAGCCTCGTTGCAAAGACAGACTACAAAGTCCTTGGAACAAAGAGAATGAACTGACGTACATATTATCAGGTTTCCAAAACAGAGAACTTAGATAACTTGTATACAATGCCATTCTCAAGGACGAGATTGTCATGTGAAACTGGAAGTCATGATGGCTTCAGCATGTCTGTTTACTTCAATTCAGAAAACAAACTGAAATAATTCTGTAAAAATAGAACACAGAAGACCTGCACAGTCTTTTACTGATAATGGATCCATAGCCAGTGGACTGATAATAGCCACTTGAACTCTGTTGACTCTAACAAATTATCTAGCTCACAAGAGCAAAGTTCAACAGAAAGGTCTGAACTGGCCCTAGCAGACTTCTACAATATACTAATTCAAAATGACATCAGAAAGAAAAGTGGAAAAGCTTGCTCTGCTCTTTTCTCCCTCTTGCACAACCAACAGAACCAGAATCAGATGCTTATTCCTAATCAACTGAATTGCATTAAAATGCTAAcatgaagaaaatcaagaaacagAAAGCAGATATCAACTTTAGGCCAAACTAAGTAAATGTTTACCTGGAGGGAAGTTGCAAGGACAGGCAAGGGTATCCCTTTTGTAAGTACATCTTCACTAGGCCTAAGCAAAGCCAACAAAGTTTCCTTTAGAGGCTTCAGCAAAGCTTGATTGCTTGCAGCCAGAGGGCCTAAATGACTGCAAGCAACTTTAAGAGCTGTAGCATGATCACCACCCTTGACCAGTGAAAGAAATTCAATCTGACATCAGAATGGTGATAGGAATGTCAAGATCCCAAAAGCTGCACATTTCACAATACTGCTACTATCAGAAACACTTGGTCACAATGATTACCTGTTTCAGTTGAAAGAGTAGAATAGGATTTTCAGTAAAAAAGTCAGGATCTATGGCATTTATTTCCTCAACAACTTTCGCAGCCATTCCTTTATTTGCTAATTCCCTCATCTCTAGGATAATCTCATACTTGTGATCCCCAATATTGTTGAACTGCTCAAAGGAAGAACAAATTTTGGAGTCCTAGTCAACAGAAAACAATTATCATTATATGACAAACATCCATAGATTGAAAGTTACTCAGGTAATATCAAGCTCACCTGCTCTTCTCTAAGCGTATCTTCACTGCTAGGAAGGGCTGGACACAAGGATTCTTGTTTATTAAACTCAGGAAAGGAGGTATCAAGTTCTAATTTCTCAATCCGTCCTCTCCATCTCTTGCGTCTCCTTTGTCCAGTTGGATGATTTCTACTCCTCCGTAACCTTCTAGAACAGGTTTCCTGATGGTTGACATCACTGGTGCTGCAATCGTCATTGTTGTTAGTCACTTCATATGTGAATCTTGTGTCATCGATTCCTCGCATGCTCGCAGCATCAGCATAAGTTTCTCGAGCACCTCCAGTGTCAGCATTGTTCACAGAAGTTTCTCCATCAGAGAGTCTACTAATTCCACATTCTATGCTTAGAGAAGAACAATTTCTGGACGAACTATGTGCAATATCTGGAGATTCAGTCAGACAGACACCTGGTAAGAGAATAGCACATAAGCAATTTGAAGTCATTGCAGCAACTAAAGTTATGGTTACTATCTCAAGTTTAACCTGGTGGAGAATTGGGAGCACCATCAACAATTCCCCTATATACACAATACTcatgaaccagcttatcaagcATTGAGAGATCCAGTTTCATTCGGCAAAGTTCATTCTGTAAAACATGTTATTGGAAAAAGGATAAGCATATCAAGAAGGAAAAATTACAAGAAGGAAAAATCAGTTCTTTAACAGAACAGGATAAGAAGAAATTGAACCACAGTAGCAAATTAATCCTCATTGGTTGGAAGCAGAACCACAATATCTCAAGCTATAATATGGTCAACATGAATAAAGAGCGGCATGTCAAATAAGATATAGATGCCTGGCAAACATGACATCAACAAAACCCAATGATGTGACAACCCCATGACTGCATTTTATATAAGGGTTTGACAGAGATCCCTCTATTGTAAAAACAAGTTAATGGCTGTGACAATGAAGTAAAATATAGAATTACCTCATCAGCAGGCATGTGTAAACAACCAATCGAACCACACTCTATAGCCACATAACATTGGAGCAAAATGTCAAAACATCCATAAACTGTTATAATGCTCTCTTCCAAATCCTCAAAAACCATTATGTACTGTTCCAATGGAAATAACAGGATATATTCTATTTGTAACCCTCATTATCATTTTCTGGAATATAACAATTGTTGATATGACAGCGTAttctaattcaatattttttaAGTGGAATTGTAATGAATATAATAAAATACTACTTTAATCAGATGAACCATGAAAAGGTCAAAAAACGACTGGTATTTTTGTTGTGTATTGATTGCTATAACATTATAAAGGAGGCTATCTAAGACTTTGCACCAACTGCATATGTTTCCATAAAGAAAGTCCTCTTGAAGACCAAGAATCATGTTCTATACACACAAAATATATGGTTTTGACAACGCGTGTCATATTGTTTTATGCCATCATTGACACACATCTCCACCATCTCTAAAAAACTAGAACATGTCATAAAGAAAATCCTGAGGGGACTTTGAAAACTATGACCAAAAAACTACATTTTATGAGCATTTCGAGAGTTCCCTACTTTTACTAAACACTAGAATCagttaatctctctctctctctctcgcgcgcGCCCCCTCTTGCATGCATGCGCACTCATGAGCACATACACATGCATGTTGTCTCCTAGAGATATCCAAGAGAGGTAAGCTAAGTTGCGGAAGCTAACGCACAACAAAAAAGACAGActacttttctataaaataaataaaataatcaaaataattcataagtcCTCTATTATTTTCTATCAAACCACCAAATACCTAGAGTGAACGATTGTATGCATAATCAACACCGATGGCGGATCCAAAAATTTTGCTTTGTAAgatcaataaaataaaagaagcaGAGAAGCcacagagagagaaagaaaaaagaaaaaaataataaaatattattttttaaaaaataaaatatataaaaatgacAATGTGTAATATCTTAAATAtcctttataataaaatattataaagaaacACCATAGCAAAATCCTAGATATTGCTAAATGTTAAAATTATAATGGCTAACCAAAAAATATTCTAaccatatatatttgatatgaatgaaaaaatgagaagacaaagaaaaaaaaactaaaagagtgttaaaaaaaaaaagcaaaaagagaCATAGCTAATTCAAGTTGAAAAAAGAGACAAGAAGAACATATGATTTTTTGTTGCATTTGGACTGattaggatataaaaaataaattgatgtgggATTTAAGTATAAGGGATAGATGAATAGGGACCATGGGGTTaggatggggcattaaaagataaataaaaaagtaatgaataaaaaaagagagaatgagAGATGGAGAAAGAAGTCAAAGTGAcgtgagagaaggagagagagatgggATTTATGAGTCATTAAAGAAAGAATAGGTCATAATTACTTTTTTCATCTTTTGATGTGATCCTTCTAGGATATAAAAAATAAGTTGAGATGTGGTTTAAATATAAAAGATGGGCGGATAGAGTTGGGGTGagatattaaaagataaataaagaagtaattaataaagaaagagaaaaaaggagaGCGAGAGAGAGGTCAAAATGGtatgagaaaaggagagaaagagagatagaaCATGTGAGTCATTAAAAAGAAAGATTATAGGTTATAATTACCCTTTTGATGTAGTATTTTTTATCCTttacttcttcaaaattttatatgagatatgggatcaattcataaaattactgggattaattttgattttttctactaatatatatatatatatatatatatatatatatataatgtgtgtgtgtgatgtatatctatatatatatatctaatgttttttaaattttttgtggggtcaattgaccccacaTTTACTTACCTCCATCCGCCACTGATCAACACTAAATTGGCAAGTATAATTTGGAAAAAAGCCGAATAAACAAGTGTTGGATCAACAAAAGGTTTTAGATAGAGAATGATAATTGTGTTTTgtgttgttttttgttttttcttttgggtGGTGGGGGTGATAAGTAACTAAACATAACATAAGCATATTAAGAATGTCAGTTAATAAATCTTCAATaatcacatattttttttaaaaaaaagtagcaaaaaaaaaatctctaaaaagAAGAGAAACAAGAGAATAAAATGTTTTATCAGAGACGAGATCAGTGGATCTCAGACTTCATAATTTGTTTAAGcatgtatttaaaaaattaataagggagGGGGAGCACTCATGAAAGTTGGAACAGCTTGCTAGGCCATCAAAGGTTTCCCTATACCTGATCCTGCGGTCGTATTTTCTTCAGCAAATCATAGACCTACTTAGCTTCTATAACCACAGTTCAGGGGATTCACTTAGCACAGGATGGAAAATCGATAATGATGGATCTTTAGATATCATCGCCTATTCGTTGAGCCAACTCATGTGTTTCTTGGAAACACTTCCAAATATGATTATAGAGGCTTAAAACTACCCACTATGTGATCCAAACCTAAAGGACCAAGGAAAAGAAAGTTTGCatttaatatttttagaaatgaaaaaaaagggaACCCCTGCATAAAGGAAAGCGAGAGAAAAGGGTAAGGGTTTGGGACCGCAAGAATAGGGAAGATAATCGCCCAGCACAAATCTAACCCGAGATAGCCAGGTTACCTATGTCAAACCAGGTTCACAGGTCATTGCAGAACCAATCTGAACTAACCTATTTATTGTATAATGCATGTTGGGTCATCTTGCCTATTCAATAAGCAGGTTGGGTTCAGCTTTTGACTTTTGACTAGTTTAACGAACAGGTAGGTTTCGGGTTGacagttttttttttctaatgcttAGATGGTATGCCTCAACCTGACCTGAACCATCACCATCCCTACATGTTCttcatttagtaaaatcttagaatGGACCAACCATTATCTCTTCAATTATGACCTCACAATAGTAACCACCATAGGTTCCTCCAGACACAAATATGGGTGTTGGGCAAAGTTTCAAATGGTTAATGATATCTAGTACAAAAATATGTGACACATAACGCATATAAATATTAAAACAAATCAAGTGTCCTGCCTAATTCTGAACAAATAATCATAAACGACCAACTTCAGGAAACAAGAGTGGGTTTTTTATGTACATTAGAAGGCATGTATATCAACAATCTTGCCCACATTTATATGTGATACTACAACAATATAGATCAAACAGAGGCAGCTTTTATATTTTCTTCCCAAAT contains the following coding sequences:
- the LOC105041379 gene encoding uncharacterized protein isoform X2 — its product is MESTPVNWEALDSLVLDFAKSEHLLEDSSPSTSPSSSSPSSSSSSSSYRSRLIIRQIRRCIEAGDVDGAIDQLRLHVPAVLDDHRILFRLQKQKFIELLRRGTERDRDLAIECLRVALAPCALDAYPEAYEEFKHVLLALIFEKEDQTSPVANEWSERRRFDLAGLLSSILRAHLHAYDPIFSMSLRYLISIHKVFCFRQGISSPISDLTERLLFEDRDPPATPQESLYEAPPFDEVDIQALAHAVELTRQGAVDSLRFAKGDLYQAFQNELCRMKLDLSMLDKLVHEYCVYRGIVDGAPNSPPDIAHSSSRNCSSLSIECGISRLSDGETSVNNADTGGARETYADAASMRGIDDTRFTYEVTNNNDDCSTSDVNHQETCSRRLRRSRNHPTGQRRRKRWRGRIEKLELDTSFPEFNKQESLCPALPSSEDTLREEQDSKICSSFEQFNNIGDHKYEIILEMRELANKGMAAKVVEEINAIDPDFFTENPILLFQLKQIEFLSLVKGGDHATALKVACSHLGPLAASNQALLKPLKETLLALLRPSEDVLTKGIPLPVLATSLQVAMGRRLGIEEPQLMKIMRTTLHTHTEWFKLQMCKDRFEQLLKIDQLKEVDASMHSDTTSRAFGDDCNNGSSQVTICSSSKIPEDGSSPQVSSSETVYDENAILKVMEFLALPRADAIHLLMQYNGNAETVIQQIFS
- the LOC105041379 gene encoding uncharacterized protein isoform X1 → MESTPVNWEALDSLVLDFAKSEHLLEDSSPSTSPSSSSPSSSSSSSSYRSRLIIRQIRRCIEAGDVDGAIDQLRLHVPAVLDDHRILFRLQKQKFIELLRRGTERDRDLAIECLRVALAPCALDAYPEAYEEFKHVLLALIFEKEDQTSPVANEWSERRRFDLAGLLSSILRAHLHAYDPIFSMSLRYLISIHKVFCFRQGISSPISDLTERLLFEDRDPPATPQESLYEAPPFDEVDIQALAHAVELTRQGAVDSLRFAKGDLYQAFQNELCRMKLDLSMLDKLVHEYCVYRGIVDGAPNSPPGVCLTESPDIAHSSSRNCSSLSIECGISRLSDGETSVNNADTGGARETYADAASMRGIDDTRFTYEVTNNNDDCSTSDVNHQETCSRRLRRSRNHPTGQRRRKRWRGRIEKLELDTSFPEFNKQESLCPALPSSEDTLREEQDSKICSSFEQFNNIGDHKYEIILEMRELANKGMAAKVVEEINAIDPDFFTENPILLFQLKQIEFLSLVKGGDHATALKVACSHLGPLAASNQALLKPLKETLLALLRPSEDVLTKGIPLPVLATSLQVAMGRRLGIEEPQLMKIMRTTLHTHTEWFKLQMCKDRFEQLLKIDQLKEVDASMHSDTTSRAFGDDCNNGSSQVTICSSSKIPEDGSSPQVSSSETVYDENAILKVMEFLALPRADAIHLLMQYNGNAETVIQQIFS